The segment TGAACCGGGCGATGGCCCAACCAATACCGGGCAATATTGTTTGGTGATTAGGTAAGGTTTGGCACAAAATCGCAGAGGTACTGAACTAACCGAGGGAAGATGTCCTCCTGGCGATGATTGTAGCGGAACTCCAGTTCCTTGAGGTACAAAGGGAAGCG is part of the Dehalococcoidia bacterium genome and harbors:
- a CDS encoding DDE transposase; its protein translation is RFPLYLKELEFRYNHRQEDIFPRLVQYLCDFVPNLT